The Minwuia thermotolerans genome window below encodes:
- a CDS encoding TRAP transporter large permease, with translation MSLIVLFGVFLALLIAGTAIPFAIGIAALISLYMQGGLMSFNALGLISWGSMDNFSLTAVPLFVLMAEIVMQSGLSHRVYRGMYTLVRHLPGGLLQTNIAGCGVFAAISGSSVATAAAISAVALPHLKERGYNQRLALGTLAAGGTLGILIPPSVAMIIYGTFTQTSIAKLFIAGVIPGIVLVLLFMVYVALLAWIRPQWVREAAAAQTTTVKPEEESAELDMGSGSMLGAANDLLPFAILIAFVVGSLYFGWATPTEAGAIGAVGATVIAYIWSPHGFRSLWPALVSSAQITGAVLFIVYAAFLFSYAINLSGFPGEAATWLVGQELSRLEFLIALFVLYIIMGCIMDSLAMIVITIPLLQPVLMAYGIDLIWFGVALVLLIELGLITPPLGLNLFVLQSISKGKLSDVIWGTAPFCVIVLIMLALLTVWPDLALYLPSTLE, from the coding sequence ATGTCGCTGATCGTCCTCTTTGGTGTATTCTTGGCGCTATTGATCGCCGGAACCGCGATCCCTTTTGCCATCGGCATTGCCGCGCTGATCTCACTCTACATGCAGGGCGGCTTGATGTCGTTCAATGCCCTCGGCCTGATCAGCTGGGGCAGCATGGACAATTTCTCGCTGACGGCCGTGCCGCTGTTCGTACTCATGGCAGAGATCGTCATGCAAAGCGGCCTCAGCCATCGAGTCTATCGCGGGATGTACACGCTCGTGCGTCATCTGCCGGGCGGCCTGTTGCAGACCAACATCGCCGGCTGCGGCGTCTTCGCGGCGATCAGCGGCTCCAGCGTGGCGACCGCTGCGGCGATAAGCGCGGTGGCGCTGCCACATCTGAAGGAGCGTGGCTACAATCAACGGCTCGCACTCGGCACGCTGGCTGCCGGGGGCACGCTCGGCATCCTGATTCCGCCAAGTGTCGCCATGATCATCTATGGCACCTTCACCCAGACTTCGATTGCGAAGCTGTTCATTGCCGGCGTCATCCCCGGCATCGTGCTGGTGCTGCTGTTCATGGTCTATGTGGCGCTTTTGGCATGGATCCGTCCGCAGTGGGTGCGCGAGGCAGCTGCGGCGCAGACAACCACCGTCAAGCCTGAAGAAGAGTCGGCGGAGCTCGACATGGGCAGTGGCAGCATGCTCGGCGCCGCGAACGATCTTCTGCCCTTCGCCATTCTTATCGCTTTCGTTGTCGGCTCGCTCTACTTCGGGTGGGCGACGCCGACCGAGGCTGGCGCCATTGGCGCCGTGGGCGCGACCGTGATCGCATATATCTGGTCCCCGCACGGCTTTCGCTCGCTGTGGCCGGCGTTGGTCTCAAGTGCCCAGATCACCGGCGCGGTCCTGTTCATCGTCTACGCTGCGTTCTTGTTCTCCTACGCCATCAACCTGTCAGGTTTCCCCGGCGAGGCGGCAACCTGGTTGGTCGGGCAGGAACTCAGCCGTCTGGAGTTCCTGATCGCGCTGTTCGTCCTCTACATCATCATGGGCTGCATCATGGACAGCCTGGCAATGATCGTAATTACGATTCCACTCTTGCAACCGGTGCTGATGGCGTACGGGATCGATCTCATTTGGTTTGGCGTCGCTCTGGTGCTGCTCATCGAGTTGGGGCTGATCACGCCGCCGCTCGGACTGAACCTGTTCGTTCTTCAGAGCATCTCCAAGGGCAAGCTATCGGATGTCATCTGGGGCACGGCGCCGTTTTGCGTGATTGTCCTGATCATGCTGGCATTGCTGACCGTTTGGCCCGACCTTGCCCTTTATCTGCCATCAACGTTGGAATGA
- a CDS encoding cyclase family protein: MENDLPDYDALPLIERIGMRHAWDVFGRDDQLGTINLLTPDRVLAAIKTVERGETINLSLPLTEPDPPLYGRRRLQHEVFSIDRNNLDDRMDSFYPQASSQWDGLRHVRAREFGYYGGMTETPEAGGGHLGIERWAEHGMFGRGVLLDIAGYFEGLGEPLDPLEPRPITADDLRATAAGQNVRIETGDILCLHFGWVEGYRAMDHPGRERYAHAPSFPGLEGSEAMARLLWNWHVAALACDNPAVEMMPGDPQVGSLHRRILPLLGFCLGEMLDFSLLTTELRAAGRWTFMFGAVPLNLPGGVGSPANAVAIL; the protein is encoded by the coding sequence ATGGAAAATGATCTGCCCGACTACGATGCCCTGCCATTGATCGAGCGGATCGGCATGCGTCACGCTTGGGACGTGTTCGGTCGCGACGATCAACTTGGCACGATCAATCTGCTCACGCCTGATCGCGTACTTGCTGCAATCAAGACTGTCGAGCGCGGTGAGACAATCAATCTGTCGCTGCCCCTGACCGAGCCCGACCCGCCCCTTTATGGCCGCAGGCGACTGCAGCACGAGGTCTTTTCCATCGATCGCAACAACCTGGACGACCGCATGGACTCGTTCTATCCGCAGGCCTCGAGTCAATGGGACGGCCTGCGGCATGTTCGGGCCCGGGAGTTCGGATATTACGGCGGCATGACAGAGACACCGGAGGCCGGCGGCGGCCACCTCGGTATAGAACGATGGGCCGAGCATGGCATGTTTGGCCGCGGGGTGTTGCTGGACATCGCGGGATACTTCGAAGGCTTGGGGGAGCCGCTCGATCCGCTCGAGCCGCGCCCGATAACCGCAGACGATCTTCGTGCCACGGCCGCCGGCCAGAACGTCCGGATCGAAACAGGGGACATCCTGTGCCTGCATTTCGGCTGGGTCGAGGGCTATCGCGCAATGGATCATCCCGGGCGCGAGCGCTACGCCCACGCCCCGTCCTTCCCCGGTCTCGAGGGCTCCGAAGCGATGGCTCGGCTGCTGTGGAATTGGCATGTGGCTGCGCTCGCATGCGACAACCCGGCGGTGGAGATGATGCCGGGCGATCCGCAGGTCGGATCTTTGCATCGGCGGATTCTACCGCTGCTTGGCTTCTGCCTGGGGGAGATGCTCGACTTTTCGCTCCTCACGACCGAGCTGCGTGCCGCAGGCCGATGGACGTTCATGTTTGGGGCTGTCCCACTGAACCTGCCGG